A genomic region of Cotesia glomerata isolate CgM1 linkage group LG9, MPM_Cglom_v2.3, whole genome shotgun sequence contains the following coding sequences:
- the LOC123272029 gene encoding uncharacterized protein LOC123272029: MAINTLCKSLRNYNFTRIISNNLNPIGYNNKISQPACILPRVMLLTDNDSVNINYNKCYCNIIGLEDPVNPKKKKVFVPRITLLSNKDEISIVTLEAAQKLANRHNMKLVKIIDFDTKTERPVYKLMTIQEYLQSEATSKAQAKEAKERTIKEDKTIAMSSKISEHDLFTKIKSMNKMLGKRHGVQVLIAVDGNKEKASAVRDTIIEHCKDTAKVSSKSETASNLKVILRPILNKLNQQSEEEYSNKLADNKMG; encoded by the exons ATGGCGATAAACACGTTGTGTAAAAGTCtgagaaattataattttactcgaattatttcaaacaatttaaatCCAATCGGgtataacaacaaaatttcACAACCGGCATGTATTCTTCCGCGAGTGATGCTTCTAACTGACAATGATagtgttaatattaattataataagtgCTACTGTAATATAATAGGACTGGAAGATCCGGTGaaccccaaaaaaaaaaaagtatttgtaCCCAGGATAACTTTGCTGTCGAATAAAGATGAGATTTCTATTGTCACCCTGGAGGCTGCTCAAAAACTCGCCAACAGGCATAACATGaaacttgtaaaaataattgactttGACACCAAGACCGAAAGACCTGTTTACAAGCTCATGACAATTCAGGAGTACCTCCAGTCAGAGGCGACATCAAAAGCTCAAGCCAAGGAAGCCAAAGAAAGGACTATCAAGGAAGACAAAACAATTGCCATGTCCAGCAAAATTTCGGAGCACGATTTGTtcactaaaattaaaagtatgaATAAAATGCTTGGAAAGAGACACGGTGTTCAGGTGTTGATTGCTGTTGACGGTAACAAGGAAAAGgct aGTGCTGTAAGAGATACGATTATTGAACACTGTAAAGACACTGCGAAAGTATCCTCGAAATCAGAAACTGCTTCGAACCTCAAGGTAATACTCCGAccgattttaaataaattaaaccaaCAGTCTGAGGAAGAATATAGCAATAAATTGGCTGACAATAAGATGGGTTGA
- the LOC123272031 gene encoding uncharacterized protein LOC123272031: MGEKEHHVHFSGGSGLGFNNIMIQPQRHGHLDAHLGFLQRHHRYHIEFSVPWNKCIHVDGKSKVPAVIVDNSNSNCIVNEVSQEKDDLRIKLELLAYHEFLKEVIQLKCCESGTPLNITLKARVLSRDKGTPMLRNGIHSIGIEASEDDEDDVSE; this comes from the exons ATGGGAGAAaaag aacatCATGTTCATTTTAGTGGAGGTAGTGGTCTtggttttaataatattatgatACAACCCCAACGTCATGGGCATTTAGATGCACATTTAGGATTCTTACAACGTCACCATAg gTATCACATAGAATTTTCAGTACCGTGGAACAAATGTATACACGTAGACGGTAAATCTAAAGTACCAGCAGTGATAGTAGACAATAGCAATTCAAATTGTATAGTTAACGAAGTATCCCAGGAAAAGGACGACCTAAGGATAAAGCTTGAATTATTAGCCTATCACGAATTTCTAAAAGAAGTTATTCAATTAAAGTGCTGTGAGTCTGGCACGCCGCTCAACATCACACTGAAAGCCAGAGTCCTCAGCAGGGATAAAGGGACTCCGATGTTACGAAATGGAATCCACAGTATCGGAATCGAGGCCAGCGAGGACGATGAAGACGACGTGTCTGAgtag
- the LOC123272023 gene encoding uncharacterized protein LOC123272023 isoform X2, which produces MPIHDLYDLLFKNLVWLQDILPYILRGLISGWAPLVWLAPGERFMPLSVPEFLEHVQAGDNYLRTRVDIKTLLANETSFLYGREPGTVPIYALVQNCVSAPSSKSLVIKRKRALYSRGSRVISNEIPEGNNPGEPTQLISKGKRLRKLHFHVTYWMFYPFSEGKAVCVLDLGFFGTWPIPSVGGLCLGQLKEYGNHVGDWEHMSLYFTGEDHPVAMYVSAHDAGAYYRYDVRSGTFIYESQETRKGIFQKPIFPERVFTSSGSHPILFSAKGSHGLWTAPGKHKFVRIPKLYDESGFGTPWPTWKNLELIPTENPSTAPSWMSFTGKWGNSRSNCHPLVNLGFNICEFVDGPTGIPTKKGRFQCLNSCD; this is translated from the exons ATGCCGATTCATGATCTGTATGATCTATTGTTCAAAAATCTGGTGTGGTTACAGGATATTTTACCTTATATat TAAGAGGACTGATAAGTGGATGGGCTCCACTCGTGTGGCTGGCACCTGGAGAAAGATTTATGCCGCTTAGCGTACCAGAGTTCTTGGAGCACGTGCAAGCCGGCGACAATTACTTGCGCACACGTGTCGACATTA AAACGCTCCTGGCTAACGAGACGTCTTTTCTCTACGGAAGAGAGCCTGGCACAGTCCCGATTTACGCCCTGGTCCAGAACTGCGTCAGCGCGCCGAGCTCCAAGAGTCTGGTGATAAAGCGGAAGCGTGCTTTGTACTCACGGGGAAGCCGGGTGATAAGCAACGAGATACCTGAAGGAAACAATCCCGGAGAACCGACCCAATTGATCTCCAAGGGAAAGAGGTTACGGAAACTGCACTTTCACGTGACCTATTGGATGTTCTATCCGTTCAGCGAGGGAAAGGCTGTATGTGTTCTGGATCTTGGTTTTTTTGGCACATGGCCGATACCCAGTGTGGGGGGACTCTGTCTCGGTCAACTTAAAGAGTATGGAAATCACGTGGGCGATTGGGAACACATGAGTCTTTACTTTACG GGAGAGGACCATCCCGTAGCGATGTACGTATCTGCTCACGACGCCGGAGCCTACTACAGATACGACGTCAGAAGCGGAACTTTCATTTACGAGAGCCAAGAAACCCGGAAGGGTATTTTCCAGAAGCCGATATTTCCCGAGCGCGTTTTCACCTCCAGTGGCTCGCATCCGATCCTCTTCAGCGCGAAAGGCTCTCATGGGCTATGGACGGCCCCGGGTAAGCACAAGTTCGTGAGAATTCCCAAACTCTACGACGAAAGCGGGTTCGGAACTCCCTGGCCGACTTGGAAGAACCTCGAGCTGATCCCCACGGAGAATCCCTCGACAGCGCCCTCCTGGATGTCCTTCACCGGAAAATGGGGGAATTCTAGAAGCAATTGTCATCCTCTGGTGAACCTGGGGTTCAATATCTGTGAGTTTGTCGACGGACCTACCGGTATACCTACAAAGAAAGGACGCTTTCAATGTCTTAATTCTTGTGATTAA
- the LOC123272023 gene encoding uncharacterized protein LOC123272023 isoform X1, producing the protein MIRLLLMIIIINSSQCSSRINQDKRIRGLISGWAPLVWLAPGERFMPLSVPEFLEHVQAGDNYLRTRVDIKTLLANETSFLYGREPGTVPIYALVQNCVSAPSSKSLVIKRKRALYSRGSRVISNEIPEGNNPGEPTQLISKGKRLRKLHFHVTYWMFYPFSEGKAVCVLDLGFFGTWPIPSVGGLCLGQLKEYGNHVGDWEHMSLYFTGEDHPVAMYVSAHDAGAYYRYDVRSGTFIYESQETRKGIFQKPIFPERVFTSSGSHPILFSAKGSHGLWTAPGKHKFVRIPKLYDESGFGTPWPTWKNLELIPTENPSTAPSWMSFTGKWGNSRSNCHPLVNLGFNICEFVDGPTGIPTKKGRFQCLNSCD; encoded by the exons ATGATACGGCTTTTactgatgattattattatcaactcAAGCCAATGTTCTTCGAGGATTAATCAAGACAAACGCa TAAGAGGACTGATAAGTGGATGGGCTCCACTCGTGTGGCTGGCACCTGGAGAAAGATTTATGCCGCTTAGCGTACCAGAGTTCTTGGAGCACGTGCAAGCCGGCGACAATTACTTGCGCACACGTGTCGACATTA AAACGCTCCTGGCTAACGAGACGTCTTTTCTCTACGGAAGAGAGCCTGGCACAGTCCCGATTTACGCCCTGGTCCAGAACTGCGTCAGCGCGCCGAGCTCCAAGAGTCTGGTGATAAAGCGGAAGCGTGCTTTGTACTCACGGGGAAGCCGGGTGATAAGCAACGAGATACCTGAAGGAAACAATCCCGGAGAACCGACCCAATTGATCTCCAAGGGAAAGAGGTTACGGAAACTGCACTTTCACGTGACCTATTGGATGTTCTATCCGTTCAGCGAGGGAAAGGCTGTATGTGTTCTGGATCTTGGTTTTTTTGGCACATGGCCGATACCCAGTGTGGGGGGACTCTGTCTCGGTCAACTTAAAGAGTATGGAAATCACGTGGGCGATTGGGAACACATGAGTCTTTACTTTACG GGAGAGGACCATCCCGTAGCGATGTACGTATCTGCTCACGACGCCGGAGCCTACTACAGATACGACGTCAGAAGCGGAACTTTCATTTACGAGAGCCAAGAAACCCGGAAGGGTATTTTCCAGAAGCCGATATTTCCCGAGCGCGTTTTCACCTCCAGTGGCTCGCATCCGATCCTCTTCAGCGCGAAAGGCTCTCATGGGCTATGGACGGCCCCGGGTAAGCACAAGTTCGTGAGAATTCCCAAACTCTACGACGAAAGCGGGTTCGGAACTCCCTGGCCGACTTGGAAGAACCTCGAGCTGATCCCCACGGAGAATCCCTCGACAGCGCCCTCCTGGATGTCCTTCACCGGAAAATGGGGGAATTCTAGAAGCAATTGTCATCCTCTGGTGAACCTGGGGTTCAATATCTGTGAGTTTGTCGACGGACCTACCGGTATACCTACAAAGAAAGGACGCTTTCAATGTCTTAATTCTTGTGATTAA
- the LOC123272032 gene encoding E3 ubiquitin-protein ligase Os04g0590900-like encodes MTYPGMAFVFVVGVGLATILYYMFADNSHNQNQHGYSSSNGSGPPPDIPPNSWSVPTARPKNRRKGSSASTDKANCTICLAEISIQQIFNVQPCGHAFHLKCIQDWQKQGQTESHKSCPNCRRRIEEVC; translated from the exons ATGACATACCCGGGGATGGCGTTTGTTTTCGTGGTCGGTGTTGGCCTGGCTACTATTTTGTACTACATGTTCGCTGATAATTCACACAATCAGAATCAACATGGTTACTCCAGCAGCAATGGAAGCGGTCCACCTCCTGACATACCTCCCAACTCTTGGAGTGTTCCCACTGCCAG aCCAAAGAACCGGCGAAAAGGATCTAGCGCCAGTACTGACAAAGCCAATTGCACTATTTGCTTGGCTGAAATTTCTATCCAACAGATTTTTAATGTCCAGCCATGCGGGCATGCTTTTCACTTGAAGTGCATTCAAGATTGGCAGAAACAAGGACAGACG GAAAGTCACAAGTCTTGTCCAAACTGTCGAAGGAGAATAGAAGAAGTCTGTTAA
- the LOC123272021 gene encoding octopamine receptor beta-3R-like, with translation MKDSNQRQALRMELESERSSSNEEVHLRNDYRSTFSVDTDDIISYLETTFINQVVIEYDNNYNINIKEDAEDNDNLTARDFIGPNIIINNNNNNINSNGNNNDNNSNFFSSLVVVKGILMVIIIVTALFGNALVIASVRRHRKLRVPTNRYVVSLAAADLLVAICAMTFNASVELSGGRWLFGRFMCNVWNSFDVYFSTASILHLCCISVDRYYAIVRPLEYPAIMKNIVVTAMLTSAWLLPAFISFIPIFFGWYTTPEHLEYLKEHPEICVFVVNRPFALISSSVSFWLPGLVMIIMYCKIYKEAVRQREALSRASSNTVLNSVHLHRVSTSRHRSRTSHQLLLQPTEEFRVNGGTWCNTAAIELNSDNGTTIRQQTKSWRAEHKAARTLGIIMGAFLLCWLPFFIWYLTTALCGEACDCPDAVVSVLFWIGYFNSALNPLIYAYFNRDFRDAYKDTLKSALPCCASCWKTPSDFL, from the exons ATGAAAGACAGCAATCAGCGTCAAGCTCTACGTATGGAGCTAGAAAGTGAAAGATCCTCGTCAAATGAAGAGGTACACCTTAGAAATGATTACAGGAGTACTTTTTCCGTTGATACTGACGATATAATAAGCTATCTCGAGACAACATTCATAAACCAAGTGGTGATCGAATAtgacaataattacaatattaacaTAAAAGAAGACGCCGAGGACAATGACAACTTGACCGCTCGGGACTTTATAGGtccaaatataataataaacaacaacaacaataacattAACAGTAACGGCAACAATAATGACAACAACAGCAACTTTTTTTCATCCCTCGTTGTAGTTAAAGGTATATTAAtggttattattatagttacgGCACTCTTTGGTAATGCACTAGTTATCGCAAGCGTTAGAAGACACCGCAAGCTCCGTGTACCGACAAATCGGTACGTGGTGAGTCTAGCAGCCGCTGATTTACTGGTCGCTATTTGTGCAATGACATTTAATGCCTCGGTTGAGCTATCGGGAGGAAGATGGCTTTTCGGGAGATTTATGTGCAACGTGTGGAACTCTTTTGATGTATACTTCTCAACTGCCTCTATTCTTCACCTTTGCTGCATCAGCGTTGATAGGTACTACGCGATTGTTCGCCCCCTTGAGTATCCAGCCATTATGAAGAATATTGTCGTGACGGCGATGCTAACTAGTGCTTGGTTACTTCCTGCGTTCATCAGCTtcattcctattttttttggatGGTACACCACTCCAGAGCACCTTGAGTATCTCAAGGAGCATCCTGAg ATATGTGTTTTTGTGGTGAACCGCCCATTTGCACTAATAAGTTCCTCGGTGTCATTTTGGCTTCCCGGATTGGTGATGATAATAATGTACTGTAAAATATACAAAGAAGCAGTGAGACAAAGAGAAGCCCTTAGCCGAGCTTCCAGCAACACCGTGCTCAATAGTGTTCATTTACACCGTGTGTCAACCTCCCGACACCGATCGAGAACTTCTCACCAGCTTCTCCTCCAGCCTACCGAGGAGTTTCGGGTGAACGGCGGGACCTGGTGCAACACAGCAGCTATCGAGCTAAATTCCGACAatg gtACGACAATACGCCAGCAAACAAAAAGTTGGCGAGCTGAACACAAAGCCGCAAGGACTTTGGGAATTATTATGGGGGCATTTCTTCTTTGCTGGCTTCCCTTTTTTATCTG GTACTTGACAACAGCACTGTGCGGTGAAGCATGCGACTGTCCTGACGCAGTGGTTTCAGTTCTTTTTTGGATCGGGTACTTCAACAGTGCATTAAATCCTCTAATATATGCATACTTTAACCGTGACTTTCGGGATGCGTACAAGGATACTCTGAAAAGTGCATTGCCATGTTGTGCTAGCTGTTGGAAAACGCCCTCAGACTTTCTATAG
- the LOC123272024 gene encoding torso-like protein, translating into MVQKGEMYKGTNIKVVVCLLTFLLIITTKIKITEQAEKERDYSAIPKIGGAVNIFSRYGYLSISMRVVPRNDSDTWIFREPTVDVFNKVITAPPKVKSKTTVFDGDFHMEFCDNVRQLLQAYFRDFTFERMDRPWRAFTGSWSVATIARHLGINASFITQDHCYVLVRVARYRENKKLAGAPDSSLVLDQSVTREADNITVGDTAGTIKFIRNFGSHYIASFVTGNSLYQVFVYTPQVYQRIKERLKTRGVAQLSSVELSNFFSPWYAEHMGTIQSASGNHSVEAWAVENLRVQYYFFTYPTLLKLHGDAGLLYQLDDLLGNEALLQLHLKTLSPLFKDTQQRDWFLEVIDNYFKLWEVNM; encoded by the exons ATGGTGCAAAAAGGTGAAATGTATAAAGGTACTAATATAAAGGTGGTTGTTTGTCTGTTGACATTCCTGCTAATAATCACAACAAAGATTAAAATAACAGAGCAAGCTGAAAAAGAGAGAGATTATTCAGCGATTCCAAAAATAGGCGGCGCAGTTAATATATTCAGTCGTTATGGTTATTTGAGCATAAGTATGCGAGTGGTGCCAAGGAATGACTCCGACACATGGATATTCCGGGAACCAACGGTGGACGTCTTCAACAAGGTGATAACAGCCCCACCAAAGGTTAAGAGTAAGACAACCGTGTTTGACGGTGATTTCCACATGGAGTTTTGCGACAATGTCAGACAATTGCTCCAAGCTTACTTCAGAGATTTCACGTTCGAGCGGATGGACAGACCTTGGAGGGCATTTACCGGAAGTTGGTCGGTCGCGACTATCGCAAGACACCTCGGTATAAATGCCTCTTTCATAACTCAAGATCACTGCTACGTTCTTGTGAGAGTCGCCAGGTACCGGGAGAACAAAAAACTCGCCGGGGCTCCAGATAGTAGTTTAGTTCTTGATCAAAGCGTTACCAGAGAGGCGGATAATATAACAGTCGGCGACACTGCTGGTACTATTAAATTCATCAGGAACTTTGGCTCACACTATATCGCTTCTTTCGTCACTGGCAACTCGCTTTACCAG GTCTTTGTTTACACACCCCAAGTGTACCAGCGGATAAAAGAGCGTCTGAAAACACGTGGCGTAGCTCAGCTGTCGAGTGTCGAGCTCAGCAACTTTTTCTCCCCGTGGTATGCCGAGCATATGGGAACTATCCAGTCCGCAAGCGGCAATCACTCCGTCGAGGCTTGGGCTGTTGAGAATCTCCGGGTCCAGTACTACTTTTTCACCTACCCGACCCTTCTTAAGCTCCACGGTGATGCTGGATTGCTCTACCAGTTGGATGATCTGCTCGGGAATGAAGCGCTCTTGCAGTTACACCTGAAAACACTGTCGCCGCTTTTCAAAGACACGCAACAACGCGACTGGTTTTTAGAAGTTATCGACAATTACTTTAAGCTATGGGAAGTTAACATGTAG
- the LOC123272022 gene encoding tetratricopeptide repeat protein 5-like isoform X2 — translation MKETLAKFDEYNGYEIEGSRAKYYYLKGKTFNVVDRFIPQAEELLSKAVKLEPKLIDAWNELGECYWKKDDIKQAKNCFVGALPHGRNKTSLRNLSMVLRQEAVDNHRQKVDNIRQGVEYAKEAVALDTMDGQSWTILGNAYLASFFTIAQNPATLRLCMSAYLQAEKDVVAKSKPYLFFNKATALKYQEEYKLALEAFERAFSLDPTWDVPRTKWEDLLKYLKDVQNLISSKGRLKTKRLHQMIMALDKKHMGPYKNGSYTSGEKTIKLELTPLENLKEGLNIEKVVFGKVVCWIQNTDAVPFTFCMVDEHTSCLAVTVYNLAEGRGVTVGDSIAIPEPFLTHHKFSYSRNEFDFKSIRVETPVVLVVNGRKLGRDQQASAQLSSFKRSD, via the exons ATGAAAGAAACGCTGGCTAAATTCGACGAGTACAACGGATACGAAATCGAGGGTTCCAGAGCAAAGTATTACTATTTAAAAGGTAAAACGTTCAATGTAGTTGATCGTTTTATTCCTCAAGCCGAGGAACTGCTGAGTAAAGCTGTCAAGTTGGAGCCAAAGCTCATAGATGCTTGGAACGAACTGGGTGAATGTTATTGGAAGAAAGATGACATTAAGCAAGCCAAAAATTGCTTCGTCGGTGCTCTACCTCAT gGAAGAAATAAAACATCTCTAAGAAATTTATCAATGGTACTGAGGCAAGAAGCTGTTGATAATCACCGACAGAAAGTTGATAACATTAGACAAGGCGTAGAGTATGCTAAAGAAGCTGTTGCTTTAGATACTATGGACGGTCAGTCTTGGACTATTTTAGGTAATGCGTACTTAGCCTCGTTTTTTACGATTGCACAAAATCCAGCTACTCTGCGTCTCTGCATGTCGGCGTATCTCCAAGCT gaaaaAGATGTAGTAGCAAAAAGTAaaccttatttatttttcaacaaagcaacg GCGTTAAAGTATCAGGAAGAATATAAGTTAGCGTTGGAAGCATTTGAACGAGCTTTTTCTCTAGATCCAACTTGGGATGTGCCAAGAACTAAATGGGAAGACTTACTCAAGTACCTTAAAGAcgtacaaaatttaatatcatcaaAAGGAAGGTTAAAAACTAAAAGACTGCACCAAATGATTATG GCGTTGGATAAGAAACACATGGGTCCTTATAAAAATGGGTCTTATACATCCGGggagaaaacaataaaattagaacttacgcctttagaaaatttgaaggaAGGATTGAATATTGAGAAAGTCGTCTTCGGTAAAGTTGTCTGCTGGATTCAAAATACCGACGCAGTaccatt CACGTTTTGTATGGTTGATGAACACACCAGCTGCTTGGCAGTAACCGTGTATAATTTAGCCGAAGGTCGCGGCGTCACTGTCGGTGATTCAATAGCAATTCCTGAGCCTTTTTTAACGCATCACAAATTCTCGTACTCTCGCAat gAGTTTGACTTTAAATCAATACGTGTTGAAACTCCAGTCGTTTTGGTTGTTAATGGAAGAAAATTGGGTCGTGATCAGCAAGCTAGTGCACAACTTTCCAGTTTCAAGAGATCTGATTGA
- the LOC123272022 gene encoding tetratricopeptide repeat protein 5-like isoform X1, translating to MSTIIDDKVVASAKGPCEIKQDPIIALTKKVDSLYHYRDHYFENHVIEEAINKNNDIEREMKETLAKFDEYNGYEIEGSRAKYYYLKGKTFNVVDRFIPQAEELLSKAVKLEPKLIDAWNELGECYWKKDDIKQAKNCFVGALPHGRNKTSLRNLSMVLRQEAVDNHRQKVDNIRQGVEYAKEAVALDTMDGQSWTILGNAYLASFFTIAQNPATLRLCMSAYLQAEKDVVAKSKPYLFFNKATALKYQEEYKLALEAFERAFSLDPTWDVPRTKWEDLLKYLKDVQNLISSKGRLKTKRLHQMIMALDKKHMGPYKNGSYTSGEKTIKLELTPLENLKEGLNIEKVVFGKVVCWIQNTDAVPFTFCMVDEHTSCLAVTVYNLAEGRGVTVGDSIAIPEPFLTHHKFSYSRNEFDFKSIRVETPVVLVVNGRKLGRDQQASAQLSSFKRSD from the exons ATGTCTACTATTATTGATGACAAAGTTGTGGCGAGTGCCAAAGGACCTTGTGAAATTAAACAGGATCCTATTATTGCTTTGACa aaaaaaGTAGATTCACTGTATCATTACCGAGAccattattttgaaaatcatgTCATCGAAGAAGcgattaataaaaacaatgacATAGAAAGAGAAATGAAAGAAACGCTGGCTAAATTCGACGAGTACAACGGATACGAAATCGAGGGTTCCAGAGCAAAGTATTACTATTTAAAAGGTAAAACGTTCAATGTAGTTGATCGTTTTATTCCTCAAGCCGAGGAACTGCTGAGTAAAGCTGTCAAGTTGGAGCCAAAGCTCATAGATGCTTGGAACGAACTGGGTGAATGTTATTGGAAGAAAGATGACATTAAGCAAGCCAAAAATTGCTTCGTCGGTGCTCTACCTCAT gGAAGAAATAAAACATCTCTAAGAAATTTATCAATGGTACTGAGGCAAGAAGCTGTTGATAATCACCGACAGAAAGTTGATAACATTAGACAAGGCGTAGAGTATGCTAAAGAAGCTGTTGCTTTAGATACTATGGACGGTCAGTCTTGGACTATTTTAGGTAATGCGTACTTAGCCTCGTTTTTTACGATTGCACAAAATCCAGCTACTCTGCGTCTCTGCATGTCGGCGTATCTCCAAGCT gaaaaAGATGTAGTAGCAAAAAGTAaaccttatttatttttcaacaaagcaacg GCGTTAAAGTATCAGGAAGAATATAAGTTAGCGTTGGAAGCATTTGAACGAGCTTTTTCTCTAGATCCAACTTGGGATGTGCCAAGAACTAAATGGGAAGACTTACTCAAGTACCTTAAAGAcgtacaaaatttaatatcatcaaAAGGAAGGTTAAAAACTAAAAGACTGCACCAAATGATTATG GCGTTGGATAAGAAACACATGGGTCCTTATAAAAATGGGTCTTATACATCCGGggagaaaacaataaaattagaacttacgcctttagaaaatttgaaggaAGGATTGAATATTGAGAAAGTCGTCTTCGGTAAAGTTGTCTGCTGGATTCAAAATACCGACGCAGTaccatt CACGTTTTGTATGGTTGATGAACACACCAGCTGCTTGGCAGTAACCGTGTATAATTTAGCCGAAGGTCGCGGCGTCACTGTCGGTGATTCAATAGCAATTCCTGAGCCTTTTTTAACGCATCACAAATTCTCGTACTCTCGCAat gAGTTTGACTTTAAATCAATACGTGTTGAAACTCCAGTCGTTTTGGTTGTTAATGGAAGAAAATTGGGTCGTGATCAGCAAGCTAGTGCACAACTTTCCAGTTTCAAGAGATCTGATTGA